The following proteins are co-located in the Pelecanus crispus isolate bPelCri1 chromosome 5, bPelCri1.pri, whole genome shotgun sequence genome:
- the LRRC8C gene encoding volume-regulated anion channel subunit LRRC8C, which produces MIPVTEFRQFSEQQPAFRVLKPWWDVFTDYLSVAMLMIGVFGCTLQVMQDKIICLPKRIQPCQNQSNSSNVFNTIPDTTPLPPPKPSVPPATVEMKGLKTDLDLQQYSFINQVCYERALHWYAKYFPYLVLIHTLVFMLCSNFWFKFPGSSSKIEHFISILGKCFDSPWTTRALSEVSGEDSEEKDNRKNNINKSNTIQPSTEGTLVKTQSLKSIPEKLVVDKGTPGALDKKEGEQAKALFEKVKKFRLHVEEGDILYVMYVRQTVLKVIKFLIIIAYNTALVSEVNFTVVCNVDIEDMTGYKNFCCNHTMAHLFSKLSYCYLCFVSIYGLTCLYTLYWLFYRSLKEYSFEYVRQETGIDDIPDVKNDFAFMLHMIDQYDPLYSKRFAVFLSEVSENKLKQLNLNNEWTADKLRQRLQTNSHSHLELQLFMLSGLPDTVFEITELQSLKLEIINNVMIPATIAQLDNLQELSLHQCSVKIHSAALAFLKENLKILSVKFDDIRELPPWMYGLRNLEELYLIGSLSHDISKNITLESFRELKSLKVLYIKSNLSKIPQSAVDVSSHLQKLCIYNDGTKLVMLNNLKKMVNLTQLELVHCDLERIPHAVFSLLSLQELDLKENNLKSIEEIVSFQHLRKLTILKLWYNSITYIPEHIKKLTSLERLSFSHNKIEVLPSHLFLCNKIRYLDLSYNDIRFIPPEIGVLQSLQYFSITCNKVESVPDELYFCKKLKTLKIGKNNLSVLSPKIGNLVFLSYLDIKGNHFEILPPELGECRALKRTGFTVEDTLFETLPSDVREQMKAE; this is translated from the exons ATGATTCCCGTGACCGAGTTTCGCCAGTTCTCGGAGCAGCAGCCGGCGTTCAGGGTGCTGAAGCCCTGGTGGGATGTGTTCACGGACTATCTCTCCGTCGCCATGCTGATGATCGGTGTGTTTGGGTGCACGTTACAG GTCATGCAAGACAAGATAATATGCCTTCCAAAGCGCATACAGCCTTGCCAGAACCAATCTAATAGTTCAAATGTGTTTAACACAATCCCAGATACAACCCCCCTTCCTCCACCCAAGCCATCCGTCCCTCCAGCTACAGTCGAAATGAAAGGACTGAAGACTGATTTGGACCTTCAGCAATACAGCTTTATAAATCAGGTGTGCTATGAACGCGCCCTGCACTGGTATGCCAAGTACTTCCCTTACCTTGTCCTTATACACACACTGGTCTTCATGCTGTGTAGTAACTTTTGGTTCAAATTCCCTGGATCGAGCTCCAAAATTGAACACTTCATTTCAATACTCGGGAAATGTTTCGATTCTCCCTGGACAACACGAGCCTTATCCGAAGTGTCAGGGGAAGACTCGGAAGAGAAAGACAACAGGAAGAACAACATAAACAAGTCTAATACTATCCAGCCAAGCACTGAAGGCACTTTGGTCAAGACACAGTCTTTAAAATCAATACCTGAGAAGTTAGTTGTGGATAAGGGAACTCCTGGGGCATTAGATAAGAAAGAAGGTGAACAGGCCAAAGCACTGTTTGAAAAGGTGAAGAAATTTAGACTGCATGTTGAGGAGGGTGATATACTCTATGTCATGTACGTTCGCCAGACTGTACTTAAGGTAATTAAATTCCTTATTATTATCGCTTACAACACTGCACTTGTCTCAGAAGTTAATTTTACAGTAGTCTGTAACGTTGACATAGAAGACATGACAGGATATAAGAATTTTTGCTGTAATCACACGATGGCACATCTGTTCTCCAAACTTTCCTACTGCTACCTGTGCTTTGTCAGCATCTACGGCCTCACATGCCTTTACACACTATACTGGTTGTTCTATCGTTCACTGAAAGAGTATTCTTTTGAGTATGTTCGGCAAGAGACGGGAATTGATGATATCCCAGATGTGAAGAATGACTTTGCTTTTATGCTTCATATGATCGATCAGTATGATCCTCTCTATTCCAAGCGATTTGCTGTCTTCCTatctgaagtcagtgaaaataAGCTGAAACAGCTGAACCTAAACAACGAGTGGACTGCAGATAAACTGCGACAGAGGCTACAGACGAACTCCCATAGCCATTTGGAGCTCCAGCTTTTCATGCTATCTGGACTACCAGACACAGTTTTTGAAATTACTGAGCTGCAGTctttaaaacttgaaataattaataatgtAATGATACCAGCAACCATTGCACAGTTGGACAATCTCCAGGAGCTCTCGTTGCACCAGTGCTCTGTGAAGATCCACAGTGCTGCCTTGGCGTTTCTGAAGGAGAATCTCAAGATCTTGAGTGTCAAGTTTGATGACATCAGAGAACTTCCACCCTGGATGTATGGCCTCAGAAATTTGGAAGAGCTCTATTTAATTGGCTCCCTAAGTCACGATATTTCCAAAAACATTACACTGGAGTCTTTTCGGGAACTTAAAAGCCTTAAAGTTCTTTacataaaaagtaatttgtcCAAAATCCCACAGTCTGCAGTCGATGTTTCAAGTCACCTGCAAAAATTGTGCATCTATAATGATGGCACTAAGTTAGTCATGCTCAACAACCTGAAGAAGATGGTCAACCTGACACAGCTGGAATTGGTTCATTGTGATTTAGAGCGCATTCCTCACGCAGTCTTCAGCCTTCTCAGTCTTCAGGAATTGGATCTAAAGGAAAACAACCTCAAATCCATTGAAGAAATAGTAAGTTTTCAACATCTGCGAAAACTGACAATCCTAAAGCTGTGGTACAACAGTATAACGTACATCCCAGAGCATATAAAGAAACTCACTAGTCTCGAGCGGCTTTCCTTCAGCCATAACAAAATAGAGGTTCTTCCCTCCCACCTATTCCTATGCAACAAAATCAGATATTTGGATTTGTCTTACAATGACATTCGCTTTATCCCACCTGAAATAGGAGTCCTGCAGAgtttacagtatttttccattacTTGCAACAAAGTGGAGAGCGTGCCAGATGAACTCTACTTTTGCAAAAAACTAAAGACTCTGAAAATTGGGAAAAATAACTTGTCAGTCCTTTCACCTAAAATTGGTAATTTGGTATTCCTCTCCTACCTGGATATTAAAGGCAATCACTTTGAAATCCTTCCACCTGAGCTCGGTGAATGTAGAGCTCTGAAGCGGACTGGTTTCACTGTAGAGGACACCTTGTTTGAAACGTTACCTTCTGATGTCAGGGAACAAATGAAAGCTGAATAA